In Victivallis sp. Marseille-Q1083, the genomic stretch GACGCAGTCGGAGGTCGCTTACGTCTACGACGGCTGGAATGTGGTTGGAGTCTATGACAATACCACGGCAACGCCCAGCTTCCAGACTGGCTATCTGTGGGGCGAAGACCTCTCCGGCAGTCTGCAAGGTGCCGGCGGCGTCGGCGGACTGCTGGCGGAGACGCGCGGCGGCCAGACCTATCTGCCGGTGTATGACGGCAACGGCAATATCGTGAGCTACCTGAACGCCTCGACTAAGGCTTCGGTGGCGGAGTACGTCTACGACGCCTTCGGCCGCACGGTATCGTCGAGCGGAGCGGAAGCCGACAACTTCACCTACCGGTTCAGCACGAAGCCGGTGGACGGCAATGGGCTCTACTACTATGGTTACCGTTACTACGATCCGCAGCATGGCCGCTGGATCAGTCGTGATCCGCTGGAAGAAGAGGGAGGCGTGAATCTGTATGGATTTATCCAGAATAATGGCGTGAATTACTTTGATTTTTTAGGAATGAGTATTTGGACTGGCACAAGTGATCGTCTATATGGGGAACCGGTTGGTTTGGGTTTGAACCCAGCTCAACAAAATGAAGTTTTCCTTGGTTTTAGTACGGCTGAGATAGATGGAAATATAAAGGGGGTCGAAATGAAAGCTCCTTTATTAAAACTGCAAGTATTGGCATATTCATTAAAAGATGATGGTTATGATCCTATTAGTACCGAAGCAGCCATGACTTTGGTTAGGCATAAAATACGCTTCATGACATATGAAGATCTTTTAACACAATTGAAAGAATATGTTGAATTGGATGAATGCCGTTGTATTGATTCATTGATTATTTTAGCGCATGGTGAATCCGACGGTAAGTTAACATACGGAGGAAGGCAGTTAGGACTGCAGGATGATTTTGTTGCGCTTCAGGATTTTTTGTTTCAATGAGTTCTGCGAAATAGAGGAAAAGTGAACAGGAAGCAGTTTGAGCCACCGGCAAAAGCTTTGAAAACAAGCAAACAGTACGAGTTGGTGCAGAATTGGGTAAAAAATCGCTGAAAAAAGGCGTGAAGAATTAAGGCGGATGTGAATTCGCCGGGGTTGATTGAAAAATTTGAGATTATCGCGAAGCTATGCGGCGTCAGCAAACGATTTGTAACAGCGGATTTTGTCCGGCTGTTCGAGAATGAATGCGGCGGCGACGGCGGTGAGCGCGAGCGTCAGATGTGCAATGCTCATCTGGTTGCGGATGGCTCGGTAATTGAAATGCGTGGTCTGTTCGACCTCGCGCGAGCCGAGGCGCGAGAAATAGCGTTCGACGCCGGTACGTTTGGTATAAGTCTCTTTGTACCATGCGCTTTGGCGCGGGACCTGGGCGCGTGCATCATCGGTAACGTCGATGTAAGCGGTACAGCCATAGCGGCTGCCGGTACAGAATCGTTGATGATTGCAAGGGCATTGGCCAGGTAATTCGGCTTTTTCCGGGCGCGTTCCGGCGATGATCGGACAGCGGAATTTCTTGCGGGTGCGGCCTTCGCTCTTGGTGATGCATGAATATTTCATTTCGAGTCCGCCGGGACAGATGGGACAGCCTTTTTCGCCGAGAAGTTTGGCCGCTTGCTGGTTGCGCGGATTGATTGGGATGCATGCTTGGCCTTTGATTTCGTCCTTGATAAAGTCGTAGAATTGGCGGTGGTCATAGGCGGAATCGGCGATAAAAACTCGGCCTTTCTTCTGTCCGTAGACCCGTTTGAGTTTGCGTAAGAGCGAGTGCGCAATCTGTTCGTCGGAGATGTTGTTCGGCTTGGTGATTTCGACCAGCGGAACGCCTTCTTCGGAGACCAATACGTGCGTCCGGAAGCCCCAGAAAAAGCTGAATTGCTTGCCCGTGCCGAATGGCTGTTTCAAGTAAGAATAATAGCCGAGAGTCGCTTTGGGATTGCGGGGGATTTTATCCTCTTTATCCAATGAGCGACTCGGATTTTTGGGATTGTTGTGCTTGGTATTGGCCATGACCGGTTTGGAATCGACGATCAGGACGTCAAGCGAAACCACGCCGCCGCCGATCAGCGACTGAACCGCCGCATGATGAATCGCCTGGATTTCGGAGTTTTTTGTCTTGCTCAGGAATGTATAAAAACGGGACGAGTCCGGCAGCGAATCATACTGGAAACCGATCATTTCGCAGATCACCGGATTCCGTTGCAGATTGCGCAAGAGCTCCGGAATGCTTTTGATTTCCTCCGCGTGCTTGTAAACGTATGCTTTGAGGTAAGCCAAATCTCCATAGCCGATACGACCAGGACCTTTCTTCTTAGCGACACTAGTATGAGATTCTTCCAGCGCAAGAAACAGGCTCTCGTATTTGGAGTTGGCGTACCCGCGATAATCGCAGAATAAAGATAGTTGCATTGGTTTTTATTCCTCCTTCTGGAGTTATGATTTTGATTGCTAGAAGATTACAATATAATTTCAGTTGGAGGATTTTTCAAATTTCAATGCATTGTAAATAGTTAAAAATAAATAATTTAATGTATTTCGCAGAATGCACGATTTTTTGTTTCAATTAAAGGAGGTATTTTGTGAAGACGGTCATGTTGAATTCAGATCATGTTTTTCAGGTGGAGGAGAAGCCGGAGATTTGTTGGGACAATATATAGCTGACCAGTTGGATGTTGATGTGACGATGTATCAAGGGTTGGTTTCACCTTCTGGGGTAAAGGCAAGGGCTCTTTGGAGGATGGGAAGCAAGATGTTGGGATTTTATGACCGGAATGATTATGATCCCTTTAATAGGTCTTTTAGAGTTAAAAGATTTACTCCTGAATGCAATCAGTAGAAAAACGGAGATGTGATGCATTATCGTACTAAAAATTTTATTATGATTGGATCTGTTATTTTTATACTCCTGTTGCTTTTACTTTGGCGCATTCCGCCTAGAAAGGCCGATATAGAAAGCTATAGTCCTTTGGCAAATGGTGAATTCATATCATTGAAATCAGGTGAAAATAGTATGGATTTATTACGGGAGGTAAAGGTTGTAGATGATGAACTACGGAGCAAAATAAAGGGAAGTTCTAATAAGCGATTATATGATGCGGTAAAACAAATTGGCCGAATTATAATGAATAATAGAAATGATTGTTCTGTAGGCTGGTATAATGGACGAATTTTTTTATTTCCTATAGGCGAACATGGTCTTTTTGCTTGGGAATTAGATAAAAACTCAAAGATAGCTCAGGAAATTAGGGATATTTACAATGAGAAAGCGCAAGCTAAAAATAACTTTGAAAAGATATATTGAGTTTATAATAATTCTTTTTTAATATTCTAACAATATCTTAAAAAGAGATAGCGAGAGCTTTGGTAATAATGACTGTGTCTAAAATAGTCGGTCATGAAAAAGTCTTCAAACGCGATGAATTACTACAATACCAAAGGGCAGTTGATCAAGCCGGTGACGCCGGGCGGGGTAATGACGCTGTATACTTATAACGTTCGCGGCCAGTTGATTTCCGAAATAGTGGATATGGATCGTGACGGGACGCAGTCGACCGGCGATATCGCGACGACTTATACCTATAGCTTCGGAACTAAAACCCTGGATGGGCAGTCTGTTACTGTACAGGTGATGACGGTGACGACGTCGAGTGGAGCCAATTCGGTTGAGGTCCGGAAAACGGAACAAACGTTGGACGGTCTGTGCAGTTGGGTGACGGAATTCGGCAAGACTGCTTTTTCGCGGACCGAATATCTGGGCGACGGAGAGGTTCGGCTGACCGAAACCGATGCGGTTGGAGTTAAGAAGGTGACGACGCAGGAGAACGGGCTGGTTACGAAAGAGGAGTTGTTCAACAGTGACGGCACCGCCGGCAATGTGACGACTTACACTTACGATCAGTTCGACCGGTTGAGTACGGTGACTGAAAAGCGCGGCGCGACGGTGGTGAATACGCTGGCCAACAACAGCTATGACGCGAACGGCAACGTGCTGTCGCGGACGGTGAACGGGCAGTCGGTCAGTATGGCTTACGACAATCTGAACCGGCTGTATAATTATCTGCTGCCCGGGAACCGGATCGTCAACTATGAATTTCATTTGACCGGAGAGTTGAAAAAGGTGTCCGGCGCGGAAACATACACCCAGGAATTCACCTACAACAACTTCGGCGGCATGGCGACGCTGAAGACCTGGCGTACCAACACGACGCCGCAGGTGACGAGCTGGAACTACGACACCCGGCAGCGGGTGAAGGAGAAAATCTACGCGGACAGCCGTAAGGTTTCCTATACCTATACGGCGGACAACCAGCCATTGAAACGGACCTGGGCGCGTGGGGTGACGACGACTTATTCGTATGACAACGGCGGGCGGCAGACCGGCATCGACTACAGCGATGCGACGCCGGACGTGTCGATCACCTACGATTTCCTGAGCCGCCCGGTGACGGTGACCGATGGAGCCGGAACCCGGACTTATACTTATGACAACACGAAGAATCTGCTGACCGCCGAGACGGTGCCGTATCTGGCCGATACGACGCTGAATTATACTTACGATGCCTACGGCCGCCGCACCGGCCAAATGTTGAAGACCGGCAGTACGACGCACCAGCAGGCGAACTATACCTATGGTACGGATGGCCGCTATGCGACGATTTCGGACGGCGGTTATACGGCGCACTACACCCACAACGCGGCCGGGCAGCTGTCGACGCTGCGGCTGGCGACGGCGTCGAACAACCAGACGGTATCGACGGCAACCCGGAGCTTCAACAGCGCTCACCGGCTGACCGGCGTCAGCACGACGGCGGGATCATTGACGAAGAACTACGGTTATACCTTGAACATCAAGGACCAGCGGATCAAGACGACGCTGGCGGACGGCAGTTACTGGGATTACGCATATGACAACTATGGACAGGTGATCAACGCGGTGCGCAAGAATGCTTCCGGAGGGATCGCCGGGCAGTCGTTCGATTACAGTTTCGACCAGATCGGCAACCGTCAGTCCGCCTTCCAGGGAACGACCGGCAGTGATTCCCAGTGGAGCTATACGGCGAACGCGGTGAATCAGTATTCGCTGATCACCGAGCCGAATGGCACCACTTACGCGCAGGTGCACGATGCGGACGGCAACCTGACCGGCAGCTATACGACGCAATATACCTACGATGCCGAGAACCGTCTGAAAACGGCGGATGTCGGGACTTATCGTTATGAATATACTTACGACTATTTAAGCCGTCGGATCAGGCAGAAGGTGATTCTGAAATCGGGCGCGACCGGCCAGACGCAGTCGGAGGTCGCTTACGTCTACGACGGCTGGAATGTGGTGGGCGTCTACGACATCACGACGGCGACGCCGACTTTTCAGAAGGGGTATCTGTGGGGTGAAGACCTCTCCGGCAACCTACAGGGTGCCGGCGGGGTCGGCGGGCTGCTGGCGGAAAGGCGCGGTGGACAGACCTACCTGCCGGTCTATGACGGCAACGGCAATATCATGAGCTGCCTGAACGCGTCGACCAAGGCTTCGGTGGCGGAGTACATCTACGACGCCTTCGGCCGTACCATATCTTCGAGCGGCGCGGAGGCCGACAACTTCACCTACCGGTTCAGCACGAAGCCGCTGGACGGCAGTGGCCTCTACTACTATGGTTACCGTTATTACGATCCGCAGCACGGAAGATGGATCAGCCGCGATCCGATCGAGGAAAATGGCGGCGTGAATCTGTACGGATTT encodes the following:
- a CDS encoding RHS repeat domain-containing protein, with the translated sequence MTKNYGYTLNIKDQRIKTTLADGSYWDYAYDNYGQVINAVRKNASGGIAGQSFNYSFDQVGNRLSAFQGTTVSDSQWSYTVNAVNQYSLITEPNGTTYAQVHDADGNLTGSYTTQYTYDAENRLKTADVGTYRYEYTYDYQGRRIKQKVILKSGATGQTQSEVAYVYDGWNVVGVYDNTTATPSFQTGYLWGEDLSGSLQGAGGVGGLLAETRGGQTYLPVYDGNGNIVSYLNASTKASVAEYVYDAFGRTVSSSGAEADNFTYRFSTKPVDGNGLYYYGYRYYDPQHGRWISRDPLEEEGGVNLYGFIQNNGVNYFDFLGMSIWTGTSDRLYGEPVGLGLNPAQQNEVFLGFSTAEIDGNIKGVEMKAPLLKLQVLAYSLKDDGYDPISTEAAMTLVRHKIRFMTYEDLLTQLKEYVELDECRCIDSLIILAHGESDGKLTYGGRQLGLQDDFVALQDFLFQ
- a CDS encoding transposase; protein product: MQLSLFCDYRGYANSKYESLFLALEESHTSVAKKKGPGRIGYGDLAYLKAYVYKHAEEIKSIPELLRNLQRNPVICEMIGFQYDSLPDSSRFYTFLSKTKNSEIQAIHHAAVQSLIGGGVVSLDVLIVDSKPVMANTKHNNPKNPSRSLDKEDKIPRNPKATLGYYSYLKQPFGTGKQFSFFWGFRTHVLVSEEGVPLVEITKPNNISDEQIAHSLLRKLKRVYGQKKGRVFIADSAYDHRQFYDFIKDEIKGQACIPINPRNQQAAKLLGEKGCPICPGGLEMKYSCITKSEGRTRKKFRCPIIAGTRPEKAELPGQCPCNHQRFCTGSRYGCTAYIDVTDDARAQVPRQSAWYKETYTKRTGVERYFSRLGSREVEQTTHFNYRAIRNQMSIAHLTLALTAVAAAFILEQPDKIRCYKSFADAA
- a CDS encoding RHS repeat domain-containing protein, translated to MKKSSNAMNYYNTKGQLIKPVTPGGVMTLYTYNVRGQLISEIVDMDRDGTQSTGDIATTYTYSFGTKTLDGQSVTVQVMTVTTSSGANSVEVRKTEQTLDGLCSWVTEFGKTAFSRTEYLGDGEVRLTETDAVGVKKVTTQENGLVTKEELFNSDGTAGNVTTYTYDQFDRLSTVTEKRGATVVNTLANNSYDANGNVLSRTVNGQSVSMAYDNLNRLYNYLLPGNRIVNYEFHLTGELKKVSGAETYTQEFTYNNFGGMATLKTWRTNTTPQVTSWNYDTRQRVKEKIYADSRKVSYTYTADNQPLKRTWARGVTTTYSYDNGGRQTGIDYSDATPDVSITYDFLSRPVTVTDGAGTRTYTYDNTKNLLTAETVPYLADTTLNYTYDAYGRRTGQMLKTGSTTHQQANYTYGTDGRYATISDGGYTAHYTHNAAGQLSTLRLATASNNQTVSTATRSFNSAHRLTGVSTTAGSLTKNYGYTLNIKDQRIKTTLADGSYWDYAYDNYGQVINAVRKNASGGIAGQSFDYSFDQIGNRQSAFQGTTGSDSQWSYTANAVNQYSLITEPNGTTYAQVHDADGNLTGSYTTQYTYDAENRLKTADVGTYRYEYTYDYLSRRIRQKVILKSGATGQTQSEVAYVYDGWNVVGVYDITTATPTFQKGYLWGEDLSGNLQGAGGVGGLLAERRGGQTYLPVYDGNGNIMSCLNASTKASVAEYIYDAFGRTISSSGAEADNFTYRFSTKPLDGSGLYYYGYRYYDPQHGRWISRDPIEENGGVNLYGFVGNNGVDEYDIYGLKKCYRWMLITFYNGQKKVAPGQTPEPPLDEFSAAVANQRYTPPPENSNKRNPDFLGNDHPVNQPYPTGTIFHIRRGRKNNDRRVVRDTGKGWAMPRSPKSSEGGLTNNERYALPKGVDPDEWLDLWTKKPDGRDPEWDIVILEIGEDCSCPSKWSENDPPPEPDNMKKYKEGQKEKAEYDKRKATERWKKRNPGK